A window of Branchiostoma floridae strain S238N-H82 chromosome 9, Bfl_VNyyK, whole genome shotgun sequence genomic DNA:
aatatatttactgtgtaggttctagttgaagaaatgaaggttgtcttctgtcgcagtgagcagggtttgaaaagcttcaCAGCATGCAAGTTACCACGCacacatagagtccattccaagacaccatgtggatgtttgttgccattgtttagaattgattttaaagttttgtaattatatgtctaggacatttgatacttcagaaatatttataacactgtttcaactttataaatatttccctggtcctataaaactttggaaatattcatggtgtggaattggatacttctaatggtttctaaataatgataacagcattctaccattatttaccattttgtaccattttttgtaaatggttcggtgggctgggaagatagcaattcacacatccttgcaaagtatggttgggtgccatgcaacaatggcccaccacaaaggatccaccagtgcccagcagtgaaatctaaaaatataaagatgcaacaatagggcttacttttatgggggcaattaactaattttaccatttggccaggtttaccattttttgtaaatatttgtaaatgtgaaataatcacagagaggttttaCAATTATTctaattctaaataaagatatttttgtacagttactttcaaaatgtttctaaaatattcaaagaaattcaaataaatgagtattttctttctcaattttttaaaaataatctaattattgtggctcagatatttttttattcaaaataattcagactaattataaatatcgcctaaaaaccctcatggtgtcttggaatggactctatgcgGAACTATCATTGTAGAAAATATGTTACGATCAaatgtttatcttgttctcagttTAGCGTATTGGGGGAGAATACAATAACGTTACGGTGTCGAGGTGATGTACAAGTTGGTGGGGTTAAGACGTTGTAGTCCAACTTTGTcgcagtatggctgaaaatacgtagtttgggttgttacattttgcactagatgtgtttacaaaatctctcactggctgggtttAATGAGGGGGGCGGAAagtttttagtcaggctatggttaCTAACGAAGTAGTTGAGTCAGACCGTACCTCAGGCCGAAAGACAAGTCGTATTGAAGCTCGTTGGGTGAACTACGCGCGAGTTCTCCAAATTACGTCGCGCCTTGTCAAACAACGTCATAGTTGGCTGAAGCACGCCATAGCTCAGTTTTGACCGGAGTAGAAAACCATTCACACGGAGTCAGAGTTGGAGAAGCGccaaatcttgccccttgtGAGGCTGAAGTGGACAGTGAGGGCAGCTGGATACTGGGGTAgactgtgtaacgcaaactccgatGTATAGGGCTGTAGCTAGTCTAGTCATCCGTGCGCAGCCTATATGATAGAagtgtacataacgttatacagtCGCCCAGGGTAGCGGTAACAGATGTCCGGGTATTCAACCATTGGCAAGAGCGTTAGATCGTCAAATGCCTTTTCTCTTAAAGCATATGgattattgcaactttgtcctgatatctagccttggctacatcactatatcattcacagtacggagacaaaacagcacacttgaacccgccaCAAGTAACTTTGGTagcgccgttctgtgttctatttatccaggttatcatccaacatggcgcccacgcgtggcgaagcggttttcgaacgttctgtgaaaacgatctataacAGTTGCTTTTAAGAAAATGGTGCTTCAGCTTCAAGAACTTGGAAGGTCTGAGGTAGTTGAGCTTTAGCAACAGCGGCTTGGTAATCATTTAACGTTATTTTCCAGTTTTACACCATTTCAAGAATCATTGTAACTAAACAAAAAGTTTCTGTCTGTACCCTGCACAGTTGAAGAGGATGTCCACACGGTCTAACTGGTCCACCAGTGCTGTAACCTGGTCCTTGTCTGCCACATTCAGTGTCTTGGCTTCAATTCCTGATGACGAGATAAACACATAAATGTATACCTAATATAAATCATGATATCAGAATCATCTAACTGAGTTGTCCATTCTGAAACACATTTGAAGTATTgtattacacataacgttacatgtgtaatgttacatgctACTAATCTTTGAATAGTTGAAATTGATATTCTTGTCCCTTTAAATACTTACAAATGTTTATACAACCCCTAAGTGTGAAACACTAAAGAACTATCCTGACTACATGCATGGATGTTATGGTTCATCATATtttttctcactcactcactctgtaactcactcactcactcactcactcactcactcactcactcactcactcactcactcactcactcactcactcactcactcactcactcactcactcactcactcactcactcactcactcactcctgcTCAGACAGAACTATCACCTGGCACATCTTTGACTTCCTGCTCCAGTTTACTGATGTTGACATCTGTAGCGATCACTCTGGCTCCCTCCTTAGCAAATGCCTGCAGagaaaattcaacataaattttTTGAGTACATTATAATAGttacagtacagcaaaatttGGAAGAGGTCTTTGGACTTGGGTCTGTGCAAAAATAAGCTCAGCTGATCAGGGGGCGTGGTCGGGTGGCAACGGTAGGCaccctgaggcgttgccaaaaatgtcattccCAGGATGGATGCATAACAAAGGAAAAGAGGACTATCATTTAATTTAAGTATAGTTGGAGTAAATCTAGGAGGTTTAAACTCCTTAAGTGAATGAAGTGAACCCATAGGCCACGGACATGGTGAGACTCGGCCGGGTTCAACGATCATCCAGGGTAGGAGTTTCGTGAGTGCGGAAACGAGGGAAGACTCCCGACTAGCGCCGCTGGAACTGTCAGTCAGCAACTCAGCGATGCCGCCAGCACTTACCAGAACTGTAGATAGTCCTATCCCCTGTGCAGACGCCGTGCAAAGTGCCACTTTCCCGTCCAAACGCCCCATTTTCCACAGAGTCTCTAAAAATCTAACCCCAAAATCTGACCTTTGTACTATTTTACGTATGGTCTGTGCGTTGGGGTCAAGGGGCACCACAAATTGCGGCAACAACCAACTCGCACGACTCGTTTGTTGGCATAACGTCCGTATAATAAATACATGAACCAAAGACGTGCCAACTCCATTGTGGACAGAATGATAAGCCACGAAGGTTGAGTTGCATGGATATATTAAAATCGACTTCAATTATTCAGgtattctgaatataacctccttgatgagttcacgtaattcgtagtgaggatggaaaattgaCTGTAAttcgtagccagtgtatttcacgtaaagcgtaatctagcctaaaaatttcacgtaaagcgtaatctagcctaaaaattacccgtaaatcgtagcctggTCTCCCAAATTTCATAAGTCGAAGGGTAGTCTACCAGTGAATTTAGCCCCTCAAAACACGGGAAATTGTTTCAGatgatcaagatttcaaaatttcccttgCAAATCCTTTCACATTCGGTCATCGACAAGCCAAAATATGTATCGGAGGCCTCGCCCTCACCTTTTGCCGTTAATAGGAATGTTATTGAAGGTAGCTAGATTCATGgattagtctggcagcaaaatttgcctatcaaaatgcaggaaatatcatcttAGAGGTTCAAGATGTCAaagttgttgttgaaaattaaatttccaTCTAATTACGGACAGACTACTAtagttacatatgcaaaatGCTATTATCTCCTTCAGTCTGTTCATTCGCGATTAGGTCTGTTCATTCGTGATTCATAATCACCGGTCTAACCAGTTTTTAGGCATAAAGGCAGCTCCGAGTCCTACTAAGTTCTACATACCAGACCATCTAAATCTACACGGGCTGTTCTCGGCATTGACAGGTAAAACTGCAGTCAAACGTTTATCTTCACTATTTGTTTGCATTGTAGTAGTTTCGTACTCTACAGAACGTTAAACTTTAAATCGGTAACACCTGAATTCGGTAAAATTTTTAACTTGTTCTTTATGTATCCGGATTTTCTTGTCCGGCTTAACTTGGTCACTCCCAATCCCTACATCCGAATGCCTGAGAATGCAGAGAATGAGTCAAAGCCTGTGTAGGCTTACGTGTGTTCATaacaacacctacatgtatctactcgTTGATTTGTATTTGAGTCAAtaacagaaacagcaagacaGAACATTCAGGCCGACTCTAGTATGTGGTTCATCTTTACGCTTGACAGGAAAATTGGGCAACATCTTTAAATAGCGTAAACCGTTGccagcctttctgaatttagcgtaaaacgttaccggccttcgtgaatttaacgtaaagcgttgtcgaccgtcccgaatttagcgtaaagcgttgtcaggaccctcCATGCAAACCCTCAATGAGTATCTCACTGACCTTGGTGATTCGTGAGTTGCCTCAAGTCAGTTAGTGAAGGATAAGTGAAAGGTTAGATAGCATCTACAGAACACCGGTTAGACAGCATTTACAGGTCAGTGCTGTCAATAACTTTGTGTCACAGGTAGGACCAGATTGTAGTTGAGTCACGCCGTACTTTGCCGAACTAAGCCGTAGTTCAAAGAACTTGATCCAatacggcttaacgtcctgaaGAACGCCGTAGCTGCCTGAAGTACGGCCTGACTCAACTACGCCATAATAACCCCAACGTTGTACTGTGGCTGGGCTGTGTTCGGGGTATGGGCACTAGACAACGGGAGCAATAAAATCCATGCACACGTACATAATGCTGTACGGCGTAGTTGGCCATTTCTCAGATAATACTGGCGGATCAGCACTGAAAGATTTTTAACATTGAGCTGTCCATTTTACATGACATGTTACACAGGTAGCATAGGAATGTACGTATATTTAAGGTACATATTCTAAATCTTGGTTTGAGGAAGCTTCTTCGATCGTTCtgcctccgtagtgaccgctggctcagtacggaggatggtacccagactacaactgatgtccactgcagatctgttgtcattttggtaacactagcgtccctgttgtagttgtttgtacagaatctggcggcCACACTATATGATATAACATAAGGTAATCCAGAAGTAGATAATCCAGAGGTAGATAAGGCATTTCCCAAAAAAATGAAGACGTTAacctttcgaggtgcattttaTTCTTGCAGCAAACATGAGTGGCTACATTCCAGTCGTGGATTTCTCGGCCTACGGCCTTGACAACAAGACCGTGAACAAAGCCGACCTGGAAGCACTGACGGACGAACTCATGCAGGCTTTCACCACCGTGGGCTTCGTGTACCTGAAGAACACAGGTATACCAACATCAGAGGTAAGGATAGCCAAGATACCAATCAGTATTTCATGTGCCATTTTGCAATGTTTCTATGGACAATTTTCACATCTCTTCCATgttctactagtatatatctataaccaagaagcgagaagaagccgaacttttgtgttagactagatttgtgacacctttatatgtatatatcctgacttgttgtgacctgtacttagctcggttgggcaaaattgtacaataaaggtcttcattcattcattataacgttacactaCCAAGGGTGTAAATGTGATTTGTATACATGTGAATTTAACGGAGAAACCTCCAGAAATGCTTAAAGAAGTAACTTCAGTGAAAATATATGTGAGAGTGACAAATTGGAATGTTAGGGAAATGTGAAGCATGAAATAATGTGAATCAGATAAACATCCTCATTCTGAGCTTTTGACATAATGTATACTTGTCTGCGCCCATTGTCTGCGACAACGCCCCTTTTCTGTCAAAACTTTCCCCCCAATATTTTGGTACTATTTTGCAATTATATGTTATTCACATTTCATAATTTcacaaaacatttcatattaTTCCTTTCACATATTCTTTGACGAAGTCATATCTTGTTACATTCCTAAAAAGTTCGAAATTTCCCCATCAAATTCACATAAAGGTCACATGTTCGTCCCTGGCAGTGTTATTGTTATTAGCCTGACtgaaatcgcgcccctagcggccggccttacaaTTGCCGCCGCCTTAGGAGCTCTAGGGGAGAGGGtaattaaccccagccagcgagagattgtgtaaacacaggctaacaGTGTCATATTCCTAGtgagttttcattttcaattgggTATCATCAACAGTTAACCAAAAACAAACTTGTGTCCCTGTATGATGTCATTGTTTTCAATCTTTTATTCAAAGTCTCCCTCGACTCACAACGTAATGTTCACATGCCCCAGAGATACGGTTTGGGCATGTGTACTTTAATAggccacattcattcatttcatttctattcatgtatcttgtctttcttcatttgcgattagccccatgggcatgaattcatttctttttcaatcGAAAAGGCctctgtcttctatatttttaCAGGTGAATGGCGTATTTGATGTCTACGATAAATTCTGTTTTCAACCTGAAGCCGTGAAGGAGAAATATTCCCGTCCGGTGGACAGGACAGCAGAGCGGCACGGCTGGATGGCCCTGGGGAGAGAAATGTGAATACTTTTGCTTCTGTTCTAATCCACAAATAAACTTTCTGACACAGACAACCGTTTAGTTTAGCTCCAGTTTGTTTTGCACATTTTTCTAGCCCTACGTTCGAACGGCAATGCTTCCGTAGCATGATAGGTTGGAGTACGAATTCAAAGCAAATTCAAAGTCGTGGACGTGTTGTACAACATAgagcttactctccaagcagaggttaggctccggctgttttttaaggtttttttagtcgtttttatcgggctttctatNNNNNNNNNNNNNNNNNNNNNNNNNNNNNNNNNNNNNNNNNNNNNNNNNNNNNNNNNNNNNNNNNNNNNNNNNNNNNNNNNNNNNNNNNNNNNNNNNNNNNNNNNNNNNNNNNNNNNNNNNNNNNNNNNNNNNNNNNNNNNNNNNNNNNNNNNNNNNNNNNNNNNNNNNNNNNNNNNNNNNNNNNNNNNNNNNNNNNNNNNNNNNNNNNNNNNNNNNNNNNNNAGTCCAGATCATCAGACGCCTGTCACCCTAGTTGGGATAACTAGAACGCAAATGTCCTTGGTTGCTAGGGCTGACGTATGTAGGCGGTGCCTTGGTAACACGAACTGTTGCATCATTGCGGATTCGAATGCCTCATAGGAATTTTGTCCGAGTGCAAGTACCAATGACTTGCCATGCGATTAATAAACTTGAAAAATCTCCATACGCCAACTTGGAGTAAGTATGTTCATGAATCCATCTGCGCATttacaggtcaaaggttaaggcccctaacttgtaaacagttcttgtctcggCCATGCTTTTTACATGTCTCTCCctcgctatatatatatatatatcgctaTATACCATATATACACGACCACCTTCGGTCGGTTTGTATAATAGTGCGTTGTTTAACtttcaggggccttcacctttgacctgcgcacGCGCAGTTGGACTCCGTTGGACATGCGTGTTGTTATGGCCTTTATAACGGTTTGTCCTCGGTTCTAGGTGGTGTCCGGACCATGTGATTACTCAGTGCGTCATTGAAAAATTTGAAGGTCTTGCACAACTAGATAACAATCGCCAATGAGTCAGAGTGGAAGTGATTGCTGTCCTCTTCTTGGCGAGTACATAGAGCTGCCTAATGAGGAAAGGTAGCAAATCCACGACGCTTTGTGGAAAATCCTGTGGCGAAAAAAGAATCGTTTGGATGACGAATGTGACTGCCTAGAGTTTTGTTGGAAATAGTGGTTTTATTTAACAGGTTTCCGTTTTCTCTCATTTTTTGCAGGTTGTCTCTGGTGGGGAGAGACACGCCTGCCCCTGGTGACCTAAAGGAATGCTTCAACATACATCCACCTCTTACTGAAGGGCAGGTGTGTATTCCTTTGTAATCTCTAAATACAACAAGGGATGGCAGATAAAATAGAAAAGTGCCGGGGTCTAGAAAAAGTAGACGTGCTCCTTGCACACACCCTTTCGTGTTGCTTACAGTTTCTATTGCCTAGGTATGGTAATGTCAGGTAAATTTTAATGGGTGtgtgtatactacatgtacgaTCACATTACACTAGTGTAACAGCGGGGTTCTAGCGCTAtcagcttttggtgttgtggtttgcacgttggatttatAATCCgccgccccgggttcgatcccggatGTCGACAtgttctttctgttctactcgccactctagttgtttcactggttcccatacCGACCTTGTGAGTAACAGACTAGAGATATtccacacagggatatcgaaCTTGGAGATTCGAGGGCGAATCTtggaaagaaaagggggagtagtgtaacagtggggttcaagcgctgccaacaCACACGAGGCTTTGGTGCCTGTGGTCGTTGTAGTTGGTAGCAACTACCTGGACAGAGTTTACCAAGCTAATGTAAACTGTTGTAGTTGTCTTCGTGCTTAATCCAAATGTCTGTGACAAGCCTGTTGCCCTTCCTCACCAGACCTGGCCGGAGGAAGTCCCAGAGTTTGAGCCGGTGATGATGGACTTCTATGACAAGTGTCACGCGGTCGCCATACGCCTGGTGGAGCTCATAGCCAGGGGACTGGGAGTCGAGGTAATGTGTTTTGTCTGTCGAGTAATTTTTAACAAGATAGAAAATTGTTTGGTTTTATTCACTGTTATCACTGTTCCTTATCAGTCGTATCTCATGCAAAAGTCAAAGTCCTCGTCTCTATTGTTCTTTAAGAATATTAAAGAGAAATTTATTATAGCTGTCAGCTTTTGActaaccaactctaaccaatcatacagctagctacatttatgcaattataccccctttccacttggacggcgctctcgccgcgctctctctgcgacctagtttttgacagatcgctcaacgaattctatagaaaagaaacgaatttgtttacagtttgtgtgttttgttgtcttctcaatcacacttgtacgttttgtatgatataccaagtgtgaaagcgaagggtacacatatcctatttaggtcgcagtgagagcgcagcgcgatcgccgtctagtggaaagggggccttaccaagaagcgagaggaagtggaatgtcctagaatagattaaaCGTATATATATGGACATACTAGTAGATGTGTATGATTCTTTCCAttgttacacatgtataatatgattgttaccatgtgacctgtacttagcccagtggggcaaaattgtgcaataaaggtcttcattcattcattgttcttTTAGAATGGGTTTAGGATGTTGCCACGGTAAATAAACTCAATGTTTCCATGTAGGATGTTGGCGGTTTCTTGGAAAAGTTCCAGTACGTCGGAAAGGGTCGTAACGGCACCAACCTGCGGACCCTCCGCTACCCTCCCGTCCCTGACGTCATCAAGCAGGACCAGGTCAGGTGTGGAGAACACACTGACTTCGACTGCCTGACTCTTGTGTTCCAGGACAATCCCGGCTTGGAGGTAATTAACAggagacagctgaattttgaaAGCTTACTTAAACGTGGTTTCCGTTAAGGTCTAATTCATTACTGCGCACACGGGAGCAAGTCAGCAACTGGTACCAGCATCGTGACAGTCCGATTGAAGTTTCTCATGCGTTATCACTGGGAGGTCACTAGTACTAGTGACCGCATGCCAAGCATGAATAAGACTTTGCTCGTTGACGATGAAGCTAAAAACAAAAAGATCTCTGCAAAAAAAGTTACTACATGATCCATTGCTCCAAATGAAATGTACAACGCACTTCAACATTTTTTAATTCCCCATACCATGAAAGCGACGTGTTTGGAAGGTCGTGTGCCCAATTTTGTACAGGAAGAACCAATATTCACGCTAAAGGAAGAAGAGGAACTTGAACTGACTTTCTGATGGTTTATAACGTCCACAGGTGGTTAACACTGACGGAGAGTACGTCCCAGCCCCGCCCATTCCGGGCACCATCGTAGTCAACATTGGGGACACCTTTCAGAGGTGGTCAGCCGACAAGCTCAAGTCAACGGTAGGAACCGTTTGATTTTATGCTTCCAACACCCTGTTCCATTCTGCGAAATGGCATCGACCGTTGTCACATAAGGCAACGAAGTTCGCCTCGGCGTATGAGACAGGGGTTTTGCTGTGTCacccttataccccctttccactaggacggcgatcgcgctgcgctctcactgagacctaaaacggatgtgtgtaaccttcgatttcataccgggcatatcatacaaaatgtaaaagtgtgactgaaaagactacaaagcgtaaaaagatttttttcaatacaattcgttgaacgatctGTCTAATTTCAGGTCGCAGTGATGAGGgcacagagagagcgccgtcctagtggaaagggggccttactaAGTTACTTCAAATGTGATTGACGTGTTGTGTGGTCCGCTCCACAGAGGCACCGTGTGCGGGTACCGGAGAGCCCGGAGGGGAGACAGCGTGTGCGCCGGTCTATCGCCTACTTCTTCCACTGCGACAGTGACGTCCTGATGAAGTGTCTGGACGGGTCGGACAAGTACCCGCCGATCTTGGCACGAGAATACCTGACCCAGCAAGTCGGGGCCACGTACCTGTCAGGGTAGCTGGGCTGCGCTACTCAACTCCACCTGCTATTtccctagtctccaagcagatcctgcgtggcataagacagtaacataagctggagTTGAGTAGCGCAGCCCAGCTACCCTGACAGGTACGTGGCCCCGACTTGCTGGGTCAGGTATTCTCGTGGAAAGAGGGGGGGTTTTTGGCCGCCCGGACCCGTCTTTTGGACGGTCTTTTTGGGGGGGAAAGAAAGAAGTTGATGTGACCCCCCCATANNNNNNNNNNNNNNNNNNNNNNNNNNNNNNNNNNNNNNNNNNNNNNNNNNNNNNNNNNNNNNNNNNNNNNNNNNNNNNNNNNNNNNNNNNNNNNNNNNNNNNNNNNNNNNNNNNNNNNNNNNNNNNNNNNNNNNNNNNNNNNNNNNNNNNNNNNNNNNNNNNNNNNNNNNNNNNNNNNNNNNNNNNNNNNNNNNNNNNNNNNNNNNNNNNNNNNNNNNNNNNNNNNNNNNNNNNNNNNNNNNNNNNNNNNNNNNNNNNNNNNNNNNNNNNNNNNNNNNNNNNNNNNNNNNNNNNNNNNNNNNNNNNNNNNNNNNNNNNNNNNNNNNNNNNNNNNNNNNNNNNNNNNNNNNNNNNNNNNNNNNNNNNNNNNNNNNNNNNNNNNNNNNNNNNNNNNNNNNNNNNNNNNNNNNNNNNNNNNNNNNNNNNNNNNNNNNNNNNNNNNNNNNNNNNNNNNNNNNNNNNNNNNNNNNNNNNNNNNNNNNNNNNNNNNNNNNNNNNNNNNNNNNNNNNNNNNNNNNNNNNNNNNNNNNNNNNNNNNNNNNNNNNNNNNNNNNNNNNNNNNNNNNNNNNNNNNNNNNNNNNNNNNNNNNNNNNNNNNNNNNNNNNNNNNNNNNNNNNNNNNNNNNNNNNNNNNNNNNNNNNNNNNNNNNNNNNNNNNNNNNNNNNNNNNNNNNNNNNNNNNNNNNNNNNNNNNNNNNNNNNNNNNNNNNNNNNNNNNNNNNNNNNNNNNNNNNNNNNNNNNNNNNNNNNNNNNNNNNNNNNNNNNNNNNNNNNNNNNNNNNNNNNNNNNNNNNNNNNNNNNNNNNNNNNNNNNNNNNNNNNNNNNNNNNNNNNNNNNNNNNNNNNNNNNNNNNNNNNNNNNNNNNNNNNNNNNNNNNNNNNNNNNNNNNNNNNNNNNNNNNNNNNNNNNNNNNNNNNNNNNNNNNNNNNNNNNNNNNNNNNNNNNNNNNNNNNNNNNNNNNNNNNNNNNNNNNNNNNNNNNNNNNNNNNNNNNNNNNNNNNNNNNNNNNNNNNNNNNNNNNNNNNNNNNNNNNNNNNNNNNNNNNNNNNNNNNNNNNNNNNNNNNNNNNNNNNNNNNATGCCACGCagaatctgcttgaagattactgTTTCCCTGAGAAGCCAAgagaaatggcaaaaaaatccccaaagtCAACAATTTAAGCAATGTATACACACCGGTATCTGCATACCAAATTtgaggtcatttggttttaatgcaagggcacaggagccaaaaatatatgtTTGTGGTAAAAAAATAGGGTTGTGAGGGTCATAAGGTTGTAGTACTGCGGcaaaggggcccaaaatatgcACTTTTGgtctaaaatgtaaaaaaaaacaaccaaatGAAATAATTTCTAAGGCTTCtataaaaagtgagaaaaaaagaACGTCTGGGGTTATGTGCCATGTCTTCTCCCATGCCAAGTTTCAGCTCAATTGGCCtcaaaagttgaatccatttgaagatttgacaggagcaggaggaaaagaagaagagacgcgacaaaaacaacatattgcCACcaatactgtagtatggattgaaatataacaatatatttcaccatacctgtggtatgcctgaaatataacaaacaaagaaatggcAGACGATTGAAAATAAATTAGCAGTTGAAATAAAACTGTCTGCAGCTCGTTTTCCATCATCACAGAACTAACTTCGTATTTCATGGTGTTGTATAATCTATGCTAGTAAAGGTGTTGGTTAATTACTGTTGGTCCAATAATTAACCAGGAGAACTAACTTAGTATTGATGGTGTTGTATAATCTATGCTAGTAAAGGTGTTGGTTAATTACTGTTGGTCCAATAGTTAACCAGGAGAACTTTAAGTCTTTCAATGGTAATAGCAGACTTAGACACAAATGTCCATGGTATGTACGTAGTGTGTTTTTGATAGTAAGTGAAACTTTAGTATGTGTATGTAGGTTTTATATACTACACGCCATGAGAAAACACTGTCATATTTTTGTAGTCGAAATGTAGTCATGAAGCTGTACATGTTAATCTcacaatgtatgtaaatgttgttacttttcaataaagctttaaaaaaaaagaactaacGTAGTATTCATCCTGGTAgttaaaaaaattgtgttgtAATATTCGTGATCCCACCAAGTCTTAATACCTATTTTTCTCACACTCTCGTATCGGCTTTAATGAATTTCATACAGACGTTATTATCCATAAAACGATATTGGGGTGACGTCAAGCGAACAGAAACATCCCATAAAGATATATTAACGGGCGGTGACATACTTATACGCTGTATAGCTTTAGAATTTAGATTGATCCCAGTATAATTGTTCAGAATTTTGACcgtatccaaaatcatatccagttgcttgagtaattg
This region includes:
- the LOC118423107 gene encoding 2-oxoglutarate-Fe(II) type oxidoreductase ppzD-like, with the protein product MSGYIPVVDFSAYGLDNKTVNKADLEALTDELMQAFTTVGFVYLKNTGIPTSEVNGVFDVYDKFCFQPEAVKEKYSRPVDRTAERHGWMALGREMLSLVGRDTPAPGDLKECFNIHPPLTEGQTWPEEVPEFEPVMMDFYDKCHAVAIRLVELIARGLGVEDVGGFLEKFQYVGKGRNGTNLRTLRYPPVPDVIKQDQVRCGEHTDFDCLTLVFQDNPGLEVVNTDGEYVPAPPIPGTIVVNIGDTFQRWSADKLKSTRHRVRVPESPEGRQRVRRSIAYFFHCDSDVLMKCLDGSDKYPPILAREYLTQQVGATYLSG